The genomic segment CGCTGGAGGCGTCGCACCCGGATCTCGTCACGCCGGATTCGCCGACCCAGCGCGTGGGGGCGGAGCCGCTCGATGCGTTCGAGACGATCGAGCACACCGCGGCGATGCTCAGCCTCGATTCATCCGCCGATGTGGAGCCACTCGAACGGTTCGACGAACGGATGCGCAAGGCGCTCGGAGATGACATCGGATACGTCGTCGAGCCGAAGCTGGACGGCGCCTCGATCGAACTCGTCTACGAATCCGGTCGGCTCTCACGGGCCGTGACGCGGGGAGATGGGGTACGCGGCGAAGGCGTGACGGAGAACGTCCGCACGATCCAATCGGTACCGCTCCGGCTGCGGGCCACGGATCGCGAGGTGCCGCCGCTCCTGGCGCTACGGGCCGAAGTCATCATGAGGGTGGGCGATTTCGAGGCGCTGAACGCCCGGCTTCTCGAGCGCGACCGCGCTCCGTTCGCGAACCCGCGCAACGCGGCGGCCGGATCGCTGCGGCAGCTCGACCCGCGCATCACCGCCGCGCGCCCGCTCGACATCTACGTCTACGACATCCTCGCGATCGACGGACGGCCGCCGTCCACCCAGCGCGCCACGCTGGAGGCGCTGCGCGAGTGGGGACTGCCCGTGAACGAGCGCTGCCGGCCCGCGGCCGACGTCGGAGAGATCCTCGCGTTCCAGGCGGAGATCGAGGAGGACCGCGACGACCTCGAGTACGAGATCGACGGCATCGTCATCAAGCTCGACGACATCGCCGCGCGCGACGAAGTCGGCGAAACCTCGCACCACCCGCGCTGGGCCTTCGCCTTCAAGTTCCCGCCGCGGAAAGAGGTCACCCGGCTCCTTCACATCTTCCCCAGCGTGGGCCGGACCGGCGTCGTGACTCCCATCGCCTTCATGCGTCCGGTGGAACTCGGCGGCGTGACGGTGAGCCGCGCAAACCTGCACAACCGGGAAGAGGTCGCCCGCAAGGATATTCGCGAGGGAGACCGGGTGCGGGTGCAACGGGCGGGGGATGTGATTCCGCAGGTTCTGGAGCGGATCGAGGAGCCGGGCCGCGAGCGCGCGGAGCCGTGGGTCATGCCCGCCGAATGTCCCTCGTGCGGGACCCCCCTGGAGCCACGCGGCCCGTACACCTTCTGCCCCAACCTGTTCGCCTGCCCCGCGCAACTGGCCGGGCGGATTCAGCATCTGGGGTCGCGGCACGCCCTCGACATCGAAGGATTGGGAGAGGAAACCGCGAATCTCCTCGTCCGCCAGGAGGTGATCGGCCGCGTCCCGGAACTGTTCGGACTCGAGGCGACGAAGCTGATGGAACTGGAGGGCTTCGCCGAGAAGTCCGCCACGAACCTCGTCCAGGCGATCGACGCTGCGCGAACGACGGAACTCGCCCGCTTCATCTACGGCCTCGGCATCCCCGAAGTCGGAGTGGCGGTGGCGCGGGAACTCGCATCGCACTTCCTCTCCTTCGAAGCGTTCCGGGCGGCGGACGAGGAGACGCTCCAGGGCGTGGACGGGATCGGGCCCAGGATGGCGGAGCAGATCACCGTCTTCCTGGCCCGCCCAGAGGTGTCGGCGGTCGTCGACGAACTGCGTTCCTGCGTTGAGCCCGTGCCCCCGCCGCGCGCGGGCGACACCCTGGCCGGGCTCCGAATCGTCCTCACCGGCGGGCTCGAGTCCATGAGCCGCTCCGAGGCCGGGAAGAAGCTCGAGGCCCTGGGCGCGAAGGTCACGTCATCCGTGAGCAAGCAAACGAGCTACGTCGTCGCGGGCGAGAACCCCGGCCGCAAGCTGGAGCGGGCGCAGACCCTCGGCGTCGAGATTCTGGACGAAGCGGGTCTCCTCGAACTCCTGAGCGGCGGACCCGGCGCACTCTCCACGCCCGACGAGACGGGCGCACCGGACGAGACGCCCGAACCCGAGGCGGCCGGCGCCGCTCCCGAAACCGACGCCTCCTGATGGAGAACATCGAGATCGTCCGCGTCCTGGACGAGGTGGCCGACCTGCTCGAGATCCAGCAGGCGAACCCGTTCCGCGTCCGCGCGTACCGTAATGCGGTGCGCACGATCAACGCGCACGCGACGCCGCTGCGCAAACTGGTCGAGCAGGGCGCCGACCTCACCGAGCTGCCATCGATCGGGAAGGGGATGGCGGAGAACATTCGCGAACTCGTGGGGAGCGGGCGTCTCGCGATGCTCGACGAGATGGCGGCCGAGATCCCCGCGGGTCTCGTCGAACTGATGCGGCTGCCGGGCGTCGGCCCCAAAAAGGCGCGCAAGCTGTGGGACGAACTGGGCGTCGAATCCATCGACGACCTGGAGGAGGTCGCGAGCGAAGGGCGCGTGGCCGAACTGCCCGGTTTCGGACTCAAGACGCAGGACCGGATCCTGCGCGGCATTCGCAACTATCGCACGAACACGACGCGCTTCCGCCTCGGGGAAGTCGACAAGCTTCTGCCGCCGTTGATCGAACACCTGCAGGCGACACCCGGCATCACCCGCCTGGAGGTCGCGGGGAGCTATCGACGTCGGAAGGAGACCGTCGGCGATATCGACCTCCTCGTCCTCGCCGACGACGCGCGCGCCGCATCCGACGCCCTCGTCGGGTTCTCCGGCGTGGAGAGCGTGATCGGGGCCGGCGGAACGAAGACCTCGGTGCGTCTGCGCAGCGGGTTGCAGGTGGACCTCCGGGTCGTGCCGCCCGAGAGCTGGGGAGCGGCGCTGATCTATTTCACGGGGTCGAAGGAACACAACATCCGCCTGCGCCGCCGCGCGCTCGAACGAAAGCTGCGGGTGTCCGAATACGGCGTGTTCACGAT from the Candidatus Palauibacter soopunensis genome contains:
- the ligA gene encoding NAD-dependent DNA ligase LigA, yielding MIPGGPERRARELRRALRHHSYLYFVRNQPEISDERFDDLFRELKALEASHPDLVTPDSPTQRVGAEPLDAFETIEHTAAMLSLDSSADVEPLERFDERMRKALGDDIGYVVEPKLDGASIELVYESGRLSRAVTRGDGVRGEGVTENVRTIQSVPLRLRATDREVPPLLALRAEVIMRVGDFEALNARLLERDRAPFANPRNAAAGSLRQLDPRITAARPLDIYVYDILAIDGRPPSTQRATLEALREWGLPVNERCRPAADVGEILAFQAEIEEDRDDLEYEIDGIVIKLDDIAARDEVGETSHHPRWAFAFKFPPRKEVTRLLHIFPSVGRTGVVTPIAFMRPVELGGVTVSRANLHNREEVARKDIREGDRVRVQRAGDVIPQVLERIEEPGRERAEPWVMPAECPSCGTPLEPRGPYTFCPNLFACPAQLAGRIQHLGSRHALDIEGLGEETANLLVRQEVIGRVPELFGLEATKLMELEGFAEKSATNLVQAIDAARTTELARFIYGLGIPEVGVAVARELASHFLSFEAFRAADEETLQGVDGIGPRMAEQITVFLARPEVSAVVDELRSCVEPVPPPRAGDTLAGLRIVLTGGLESMSRSEAGKKLEALGAKVTSSVSKQTSYVVAGENPGRKLERAQTLGVEILDEAGLLELLSGGPGALSTPDETGAPDETPEPEAAGAAPETDAS